One genomic segment of Thermodesulfobacterium sp. TA1 includes these proteins:
- a CDS encoding ABC transporter ATP-binding protein, translated as MIELVNLTKSYRTKFGRHYVYRNVNAVFPEGKNIGIIGPNGAGKSTLLRLIGGIDYPDSGYILTNKKISWPVAFSGGFQGSLTGKEIVKFVCRIYGVNGEIKEIIDFVQNFTELGDYFEMPIKTYSAGMKARLAFALSMAFDFDYYLIDEVTAVGDSNFKKKCDQILKEKLKKSNVIIASHSIELVKRFSDIIAIPYQGNLILFTNIGEAVKFYEEIRNSSAIPELAKKQ; from the coding sequence ATGATTGAGCTTGTAAACCTTACGAAATCTTATCGCACAAAGTTTGGAAGGCACTATGTTTATAGAAACGTGAATGCAGTTTTCCCGGAAGGTAAGAATATAGGAATTATTGGGCCAAATGGAGCTGGGAAATCTACTCTTTTAAGACTCATTGGAGGAATTGATTATCCAGACAGTGGTTATATACTTACCAATAAAAAAATTTCCTGGCCTGTTGCCTTTTCCGGCGGTTTCCAGGGAAGTTTAACAGGGAAAGAAATCGTTAAGTTTGTTTGTAGAATTTATGGTGTAAATGGTGAGATCAAAGAAATAATAGACTTTGTTCAAAACTTTACCGAACTTGGTGACTATTTTGAAATGCCCATCAAAACTTACTCAGCAGGAATGAAGGCAAGGCTTGCCTTTGCATTAAGCATGGCATTTGACTTTGATTATTACCTTATAGATGAGGTTACTGCAGTTGGCGATAGCAACTTTAAAAAGAAGTGCGATCAAATTTTAAAAGAAAAGCTTAAAAAATCAAACGTGATAATTGCTTCACATAGTATAGAACTCGTGAAAAGATTTAGTGATATAATAGCAATACCATACCAAGGTAATTTAATTTTATTTACTAACATTGGTGAGGCGGTAAAGTTTTATGAAGAGATTAGAAATTCTTCAGCAATTCCAGAACTGGCAAAAAAACAATAA
- a CDS encoding capsular biosynthesis protein, translated as MKRLEILQQFQNWQKNNNLKEVFKNYPLFFLMVVLPIFLVSFYYLFIASDKYVSEAKITIKQTGQPTTSFNIPLFGIGNPVSREDAMYLKAYILSYDMLDYLDKKLNLKKMYQSKDIDFISRLSSDVSHEEFLKYYQKHIVKISYDDISSILTIQVFAFKPEDAKMIAEAILEQCERYINGISHKIAREQMNFIEQELAYANQKMQNAKNTLLNFQNTYKVLDPTQEAQASASLVAQLEVQLAQQEAQLRNLLTYLNEDSFQVQALKNQIKSLKEQIEKEKSKMIGGDRKLNKLLAQYLELKLNVDFAVDVYKATLSAFETTRVEASRKLKNLVVISSPNLPDEALYPKRAYNIALASLLILLFYGITKLVIGIIKEHRI; from the coding sequence ATGAAGAGATTAGAAATTCTTCAGCAATTCCAGAACTGGCAAAAAAACAATAACTTAAAAGAAGTTTTTAAGAACTACCCTCTTTTCTTTTTAATGGTTGTATTACCTATTTTCCTTGTTAGTTTCTATTATCTTTTTATAGCGTCAGACAAATACGTGAGCGAAGCAAAAATCACTATAAAACAAACAGGTCAACCCACAACTTCTTTTAATATTCCCTTATTCGGCATAGGTAATCCTGTTTCAAGAGAAGACGCAATGTATTTAAAAGCATACATTTTATCGTATGATATGCTTGATTATCTTGATAAAAAGCTAAATCTTAAGAAAATGTATCAAAGCAAAGATATTGATTTTATTTCGAGACTTTCTTCAGATGTGAGTCACGAAGAATTTTTAAAATATTATCAAAAGCACATAGTTAAGATAAGTTATGATGATATATCTTCAATCCTTACCATACAAGTTTTTGCTTTTAAACCTGAAGATGCAAAAATGATTGCTGAGGCAATTCTTGAGCAATGTGAAAGGTATATTAATGGTATATCTCATAAAATTGCAAGAGAACAGATGAATTTTATTGAACAAGAACTTGCTTACGCAAATCAAAAGATGCAAAATGCTAAAAATACGCTTCTTAATTTTCAAAATACTTACAAGGTTCTTGATCCCACTCAGGAAGCCCAAGCTTCAGCATCTTTGGTTGCCCAGTTGGAAGTTCAACTTGCGCAGCAGGAGGCGCAGTTAAGAAATTTGCTAACCTACTTAAATGAAGATTCCTTTCAAGTTCAGGCTCTTAAAAATCAAATTAAGTCTTTAAAGGAGCAAATAGAAAAGGAAAAGTCAAAAATGATAGGGGGAGACAGGAAGCTAAATAAGCTTTTAGCTCAGTACTTAGAGCTTAAGCTCAACGTTGACTTTGCAGTTGATGTATACAAGGCAACACTTTCCGCATTTGAAACCACGAGAGTTGAGGCATCAAGAAAGTTAAAAAATCTTGTCGTAATTTCTTCACCCAACTTACCAGACGAAGCTCTTTATCCAAAAAGAGCTTACAACATAGCTTTAGCTTCCTTACTAATTCTATTATTTTACGGAATAACAAAATTAGTTATAGGTATAATTAAGGAGCATAGAATATGA
- a CDS encoding polysaccharide biosynthesis/export family protein yields the protein MGAFNYEGSLTVDPQGNVFIPHVGPIKVLGIKNAELNDYIEQAVRKVFKRNVGVYASLETSVPVKVFVTGFVRNPGLYGGLSSNSILYYLDRAGGIDPQRGSFIDITILRNNQVRAKVNLYDFLLNGKLSLIQMADGDVIFVAPKKSSFSVSGVVYNPFQFEFEGEFITGEEAMKLAKPKPEATHITITRKQGLEKYTEYYSINELDKIKIYNGDEVTVLSDRYPGTILVRIEGAHSGPHALVLPYGAKLKDVLPRIVPNVRSNLEAIQLFRKSVAQRQKEMILASLQQLQSYALTGRAETQEEATLRTKEAELIMRFVEVAKNVETKGQVVLGSLEEAKEMLLEDGDVIVIPEYKSFVMVHGEVRFPNAIIYTPGKDVDYYIKQAGGFTQRANKNVVIVLHQNGKFEEGEKAKIEPGDEIFVLPKIEAKRIEIVRGITQILYQIAVSARVLLLAW from the coding sequence ATGGGGGCTTTTAACTACGAAGGTAGTCTCACGGTTGACCCACAAGGAAACGTATTTATACCCCATGTTGGTCCAATTAAAGTTTTAGGAATTAAAAATGCTGAGCTCAACGATTATATCGAGCAAGCAGTAAGAAAGGTTTTTAAGAGAAACGTAGGTGTTTATGCCTCCTTAGAGACCTCTGTTCCTGTAAAGGTTTTTGTGACAGGTTTTGTGAGAAATCCTGGACTTTATGGTGGACTTTCTTCTAACTCTATTCTTTACTACCTTGATCGGGCAGGAGGTATTGATCCTCAACGAGGGAGCTTTATTGACATTACTATTCTCAGAAACAATCAAGTGAGGGCTAAAGTAAACCTTTACGACTTTCTTCTAAACGGCAAGCTCAGTTTAATTCAGATGGCAGATGGAGATGTAATCTTCGTTGCTCCAAAAAAGAGTTCCTTTTCTGTATCAGGAGTGGTTTATAATCCCTTTCAGTTTGAATTCGAAGGAGAATTCATCACCGGTGAAGAAGCGATGAAACTTGCAAAACCTAAACCAGAAGCAACTCACATAACCATTACCAGAAAACAAGGCCTTGAAAAATATACTGAGTATTATTCTATTAATGAGCTTGATAAAATTAAAATTTACAACGGGGATGAAGTAACTGTTCTTTCCGACAGGTATCCTGGGACGATACTCGTAAGGATTGAAGGCGCTCATTCAGGACCCCATGCATTAGTATTACCCTATGGTGCTAAATTAAAAGACGTTTTACCAAGAATTGTTCCCAATGTAAGGAGTAACCTTGAGGCGATTCAACTGTTTAGAAAGTCTGTTGCCCAAAGACAAAAAGAGATGATACTTGCATCTCTCCAGCAACTACAAAGTTACGCATTAACAGGGAGAGCTGAAACTCAGGAAGAAGCCACTTTAAGAACTAAGGAAGCAGAGTTAATCATGAGGTTTGTTGAAGTGGCTAAAAATGTTGAGACAAAAGGACAAGTAGTCCTTGGATCTCTTGAAGAAGCAAAAGAAATGCTTCTTGAAGACGGAGATGTTATTGTTATACCAGAATACAAATCTTTCGTCATGGTTCACGGTGAGGTAAGATTCCCAAATGCGATAATTTATACACCTGGAAAAGACGTTGATTATTACATTAAGCAAGCTGGTGGTTTTACCCAACGGGCAAACAAAAACGTTGTGATAGTGCTTCATCAAAACGGAAAATTTGAAGAGGGTGAAAAGGCAAAAATAGAGCCGGGAGATGAAATATTTGTCCTACCGAAGATTGAGGCAAAAAGGATAGAAATTGTAAGAGGGATAACGCAGATACTCTATCAAATTGCAGTTTCAGCAAGAGTTTTACTGTTAGCCTGGTAA
- the rfbA gene encoding glucose-1-phosphate thymidylyltransferase RfbA gives MVGVLLAGGSGTRLYPVTLTVNKHFLPIYNKPMIYYSLSLLMLAKVRDVTVVINPQDKDKFVGLLGYGEALGMNIKYTSQPEPLGLSHAVKIACENLEEKDCSLMVVLGDNILYGHGLQEVLEKAKDHVINNGGAYVFAYHVSDPKRFGIVEFDEQGNVLSIEEKPEHPKSSYAVIGVYMFDSTVSEKLQRVKPSARGEYEITSLLEEYLKERTLKVSLLGRGFAWFDAGTHDSFLEAGEFVSTVETKTGLMIGSVEEIAYRNGWIDREQLLKLAKRCAKTKYGKYLKALAEEEIHAF, from the coding sequence ATGGTTGGAGTATTATTAGCAGGGGGCTCAGGGACAAGACTTTATCCGGTCACTCTAACCGTCAACAAACACTTTTTGCCCATATACAACAAGCCAATGATCTACTACTCCCTTTCCCTGCTTATGCTTGCTAAGGTAAGAGATGTCACAGTAGTGATCAATCCTCAGGATAAGGATAAGTTTGTGGGTCTGCTTGGCTATGGTGAAGCACTTGGCATGAATATCAAATACACTTCCCAGCCAGAACCCCTTGGACTGTCCCATGCGGTAAAGATCGCCTGCGAAAACCTTGAGGAAAAGGACTGCTCCTTAATGGTGGTGCTTGGGGACAACATTCTGTACGGACATGGTTTGCAAGAGGTCTTAGAAAAAGCTAAAGACCACGTAATAAACAACGGCGGAGCTTATGTGTTTGCCTACCACGTGTCTGACCCAAAGAGGTTTGGCATAGTGGAGTTTGACGAGCAGGGTAACGTCCTGAGCATAGAGGAAAAACCCGAACATCCAAAGTCCAGCTATGCGGTAATCGGTGTTTATATGTTTGACTCTACTGTTTCGGAAAAGCTCCAAAGGGTAAAACCTTCTGCGAGGGGAGAATACGAGATCACGTCCCTTCTTGAAGAGTATTTAAAGGAAAGAACTCTTAAGGTTAGTCTTCTTGGAAGGGGTTTTGCTTGGTTTGATGCGGGAACACATGATAGCTTCCTTGAGGCAGGGGAGTTTGTTTCTACCGTAGAAACCAAAACGGGTTTAATGATAGGCAGTGTTGAAGAGATCGCCTACAGGAACGGTTGGATAGACCGAGAACAACTTCTAAAGCTTGCCAAAAGGTGCGCAAAAACTAAGTACGGAAAATATCTAAAAGCTTTGGCGGAGGAAGAAATCCATGCCTTTTGA